In one Nyctibius grandis isolate bNycGra1 chromosome 19, bNycGra1.pri, whole genome shotgun sequence genomic region, the following are encoded:
- the XKR7 gene encoding XK-related protein 7 → MAAKSDGGGGGPAVLLESPEGGGSGPGRRAGGAAPPARRYRLRDGCWVLCALLVCFADGASDLWLAAHYYVRGQRWWFGLTLLFVLLPSLVVQLLSFRWFVYDFGASTKDSAGGTKDSARGARGCCRLCVWLLQGLIHLLQLGQVWRYLRTLYLGLQSRWQAEHRRRHFYWRMMFESADISMLRLLETFLKSAPQLVLQLSIMVQQNSIEPLQGLSASASLLSLAWMIASYQKVLRDSREDKMPMSYKGAVVQILWHLFTIAARAIAFALFASVFQLYFGIFIVTHWCIMTFWIIQGETDFCMSKWEEIIYNMVVGIIYIFCWFNVKEGRSRYRMCIYYVITLSENAALTVLWFLYYNRETTSDFDALILVCVVSSSFALGIFFMFIYYCLLHPNGPMFGPHAGGCIFRQRPAPAPGSPADAVTSPPRSLPRTTGGERDGAAGERDSCVPVFQVRPCAPPAPAARAPRTERPVIRIDLPRKKYPAWDAHFIDRRLRKTILALEYASPTTPRLQYRTPGAPQEVLEYETTV, encoded by the exons ATGGCCGCGAAGTCggacggcggcggggggggcccggccgtGCTGCTGGAGAGCCCGGAGGGCGGCGGCAGCGgtccggggcggcgggcgggcggcgcggccccccCGGCTCGTCGGTACCGGCTGCGGGACGGCTGCTGGGTGCTCTGCGCCCTGCTGGTGTGCTTCGCGGACGGCGCCTCGGACCTGTGGCTGGCGGCCCACTACTACGTGCGGGGGCAGCGGTGGTGGTTCGGGCTGACGCTGCTCTTCGTGCTGCTGCCCTCGCTCGTGGTGCAGCTGCTCAGCTTCAGGTGGTTCGTGTACGACTTCGGCGCCAGCACCAAGGACAGCGCCGGCGGCACCAAGGACAGCGCCCGCGGCGCCCGCGGCTGCTGCCGCCTCTGCgtgtggctgctgcagggcctcatccacctcctgcagctggggcaggtCTGGAG GTACCTCCGCACGCTGTacctggggctgcagagccGGTGGCAGGCCGAGCACCGCCGCCGCCACTTCTACTGGCGCATGATGTTCGAGAGCGCGGACATCAGCATGCTGCGGCTGCTGGAGACCTTCCTGAAGAGCGCGCCCCAGCTCgtgctgcagctcagcatcATGGTGCAGCAGAACAGCATCGAGCCGCTGCAGG GGCTCTCGGCCTCGGCCTCGCTGCTCTCGCTGGCCTGGATGATCGCCTCCTACCAGAAGGTGCTGCGGGACTCGCGGGAGGACAAGATGCCCATGTCCTACAAGGGGGCCGTGGTGCAGATCCTGTGGCACCTCTTCACCATCGCCGCCCGCGCCATCGCCTTCGCCCTCTTCGCCTCCGTGTTCCAGCTCTACTTCGGCATCTTCATCGTCACCCACTGGTGCATCATGACCTTCTGGATCATCCAGGGCGAGACGGACTTCTGCATGTCCAAGTGGGAGGAGATCATCTACAACATGGTGGTGGGCATCATCTACATCTTCTGCTGGTTCAACGTCAAGGAGGGGCGGAGCCGCTACCGCATGTGCATCTACTACGTCATCACGCTGTCGGAGAACGCCGCCCTCACCGTCCTCTGGTTCCTCTACTACAACCGCGAGACCACCTCCGACTTCGACGCCTTAATCCTCGTCTGTGTGGTCAGCTCCAGCTTCGCCCTCGGCATCTTCTTCATGTTCATCTACTACTGCCTCTTGCACCCCAACGGCCCCATGTTCGGTCCCCACGCCGGGGGCTGCATTTTCCGGCAGcggccggccccggcgccgGGCTCCCCCGCGGACGCCGTCACCAGCCCCCCCCGCTCGCTGCCGCGGACTACAGGGGGGGAGCGGgacggggcggcgggggagcgggACAGCTGCGTGCCCGTCTTCCAGGTGCGACCCTGCGCCCCGCCGGCGCcggccgcccgcgccccgcggACAGAGCGGCCCGTCATCCGCATTGACCTGCCCAGGAAGAAGTACCCGGCCTGGGACGCCCACTTCATCGACCGGCGCCTGCGGAAGACCATCCTGGCGCTGGAGTACGCGTCCCCCACCACCC
- the PDRG1 gene encoding p53 and DNA damage-regulated protein 1, which produces MARDPAFVLRYLAEVEELAEDVLAARQQIVDLDVKRNRNREALRALQKDPEPDGKAMVCFGDMFIELPKAQTTEMLRKDQEHLDEEINNLRKELRVKVNRLYEAQGKGELKGFNLNPMSAEEMKLINRILEG; this is translated from the exons aTGGCGCGGGACCCGGCCTTCGTGCTGCGCTACCTGGCCGAGGTGGAGGAGCTGGCCGAGGACGTGCTGGCGGCGCGGCAGCAG ATCGTGGACCTGGATGTGAAGCGGAACAGGAACCGCGAGGCCCTGCGGGCGCTGCAGAAGGACCCGGAGCCCGACG gCAAGGCCATGGTCTGCTTCGGGGACATGTTCATCGAGCTCCCGAAGGCCCAGACCACGGAGATGCTGCGGAAGG ACCAGGAACACCTGGATGAGGAGATAAACAACCTCCGGAAAGAGCTGCGCGTCAAGGTCAACCGCCTCTACGAAGCTCAAG GTAAAGGTGAGCTGAAGGGATTTAACCTGAACCCCATGAGCGCTGAGGAAATGAAGCTAATCAATCGCATCCTGGAGGGCTGA